The Colletes latitarsis isolate SP2378_abdomen chromosome 1, iyColLati1, whole genome shotgun sequence genome has a segment encoding these proteins:
- the LOC143340258 gene encoding uncharacterized protein LOC143340258 isoform X1: protein MLAASSNCYVTYRLQVSRFSTSNYLISIESNSKYQTCSRVVCDTTNMAYRGVKGSDPFVSKTSRNERFAQMSKQEQIIQQKKLEIQAKMQEQKAKEAVENLKKSNALVPNSTMNKANTTKRNTFYRRKQEEKPTVSQTVNLFANDGSFLDQFKKIASNKGTVKTESTFSVKLEEKREEKYKEGLHDKERKRNNDKSRDWENKRDRRRGDSRWEKSSNRRHSSPSSPSPTRRPASQSPEARRSFNQLSPNGQRAQHSQQQYFPRNGNSPLVPSLMSQPIMHLTSVPPPNIRNIITNVPPPHLSRMPPPKNLTNPYPGIDDRSGDPRMQISPPRTIHPPPPPPPPPPPPQPSIQSIPPNTNVPPPNMHISRTMPPNLQNLPPPPPPPPAPCTSSSSLSSCSASSATSSSSSTSCSSSCSTTSALQPPSSSASFSLSSLPSSASASSTATSGNAQQCVISSGRQCGGPPAATLQPTNLLPPNIPPPNLLPTMTQMPPNMMSISAASQTIVVTVPGNASNVPNVIPSVLMSAPPPVHNVPSSINSIPPPNLNIPPPNVPPPPIIQNAGPPPPLLSTSYPLPNQVTQVPVGPPNIQVPPPVRPLTGQQTTEQLEAEQLARIVADCGDEIEQEAREKNAQDPKLWFLHQKQSAAYLQYRGLVAKFRAEKSVREFKDSGAEPYCPEEAFSDNDDSEQSHTNRHVSSQDRSKEENKEERKRKRRSRWGDPNNKVSITEMNTLSVRKQNSGLSQPGIAIPGQIGQPAVIIPSSKVQHAKTKNPMLTKICRNDPALIQYARQTFGTLDLTEEQWKKAEDHYKINLLYQNLLRKREELKRLEAQGKHKYEYDSDEETEGGTWEHKLRSAEMEATQMWAEELTAQAEGKHHIGDFLPPDELKKFMEQYNAVKQGKEPDLSDYKEYKLKEDNIGFQMLQKLGWSEGQGLGSEGNGRIEPINKATNRFDSAGLGSERPDGVSRDDDEFDAYRKRMMLAYRFRPNPLNNPRRPYY, encoded by the exons ATGCTGGCTGCTAGTAGTAACTGCTACGTCACTTACAGGTTACAAGTTAGTCGTTTCTCGACCTCGAATTATTTGATTTCCATTGAAAGCAATTCAAAGTACCAAACTTGCTCGAGAGTCGTCTGCGACACAACAAATATGGCGTACCGTGGTGTAAAAGGTTCTGACCCATTTGTTTCAAAAACATCGCGAAATGAACGTTTTGCTCAAATGTCGAAGCAAGAACAAATTATTCAGCAAAAGAAGCTTGAGATTCAAGCAAAGATGCAAGAGCAAAAAGCAAAAGAAGCTGTAGAAAATTTGAAAAAGTCAAATGCGTTAGTCCCGAATTCGACAATGAATAAAGCTAATACTACCAA AAGAAACACTTTCTATCGTAGGAAACAAGAAGAGAAGCCTACCGTGTCGCAAACGGTCAATCTATTTGCAAACGACGGCAGTTTTTTGGatcagtttaaaaaaattgcaagCAATAAAGGAACGGTTAAAACAGAGTCTACGTTTTCTGTGAAACTAGAAGAAAAGAGGGAAGAAAAATATAAAGAGGGATTGCATGATAAAGAACGAAAGAGAAACAATGATAAAAGCAGAGATTGGGAGAACAAAAGAGATCGTAGAAGAGGGGATTCTCGATGGGAGAAAAGCTCGAATAGAAGGCATAGCTCTCCTTCGAGTCCATCTCCTACTAGACGGCCAGCGTCTCAAAGTCCGGAAGCTCGACGTTCCTTTAATCAATTATCTCCCAATGGACAACGTGCGCAACACAGTCAGCAACAGTATTTCCCTCGAAATGGAAATTCACCTCTCGTTCCTTCCCTCATGTCTCAACCTATAATGCATCTCACAAGCGTACCTCCACCTAATATAAGAAACATCATAACCAATGTTCCTCCTCCACATTTATCTAGAATGCCTCCTCCAAAAAATTTGACTAACCCTTATCCTGGTATAGACGATCGGTCTGGCGATCCAAGAATGCAAATATCACCACCGCGTACAATACATCCaccgcctcctcctcctccacctcctcctcctcctcagcCTTCCATACAATCTATACCTCCAAATACGAACGTACCACCACCGAATATGCATATTTCTCGGACAATGCCACCGAATCTACAAAATTTACCACCACCGCCTCCACCTCCTCCGGCACCTTGTACATCTTCTTCGTCGTTGTCGTCATGCTCAGCTTCATCCGCCACATCCTCGTCCTCTTCAACCTCCTGTTCGAGCTCTTGTTCAACAACGTCGGCGTTACAACCACCATCGTCATCGGCGTCATTTTCATTGTCGTCGTTGCCGTCTTCAGCATCCGCATCGTCAACAGCGACGTCGGGCAATGCGCAACAATGTGTAATTTCGTCGGGGCGACAATGCGGTGGACCTCCGGCCGCGACTTTACAACCTACGAATTTACTGCCTCCGAATATTCCTCCTCCGAATTTGTTACCAACGATGACACAAATGCCGCCAAACATGATGTCTATTTCTGCTGCCTCGCAAACAATTGTCGTCACCGTGCCAGGGAATGCTTCGAACGTACCGAATGTGATACCATCTGTATTGATGTCTGCACCACCCCCAGTTCACAACGTTCCATCGAGTATAAATTCGATTCCGCCTCCAAACTTGAACATTCCGCCACCGAATGTGCCACCACCTCCCATTATTCAAAATGCCGGTCCACCCCCTCCTTTGTTATCAACCAGTTATCCTCTTCCCAATCAAGTCACTCAGGTACCTGTGGGACCACCTAACATTCAAGTACCACCACCGGTGAGGCCATTGACCGGTCAACAAACTACCGAACAGCTAG AGGCTGAGCAGCTGGCACGCATCGTCGCTGACTGCGGGGATGAAATCGAACAGGAAGCGCGAGAGAAGAATGCCCAAGATCCTAAATTATG GTTTCTGCACCAAAAGCAAAGTGCAGCGTATCTGCAGTACAGGGGGTTGGTGGCAAAGTTCCGTGCTGAAAAGTCCGTTAGGGAATTTAAAGACAGCGGTGCGGAACCGTATTGTCCGGAAGAAGCTTTCAGCGATAACGACGATAGCGAACAAAGTCATACAAACAGACACGTTTCTTCGCAAG ATAGATCGAAGGAGGAAAACAAAGAAGAACGTAAACGGAAAAGACGTAGTCGTTGGGGTGATCCGAATAATAAAGTGTCTATAACGGAAATGAACACTTTATCCGTACGTAAACAAAATAGTGGActttcgcaaccaggtattgcaATTCCTGGACAAATTGGCCAACCAGCTGTTATAATTCCATCGTCGAAGGTGCAACACGCGAAAACGAAGAATCCCATGTTGACGAAAATTTGTAGGAACGATCCTGCCTTGATACAATACGCCCGACAAACTTTCGGTACATTAGATCTTACCGAAGAACAATGGAAAAAAGCAGAGGATCATTACAAG ATAAATCTCCTTTATCAAAATTTATTGAGGAAACGAGAAGAATTGAAACGTTTAGAGGCACAAGGGAAGCATAAATACGAATACGATAGCGACGAAGAAACCGAAGGCGGAACTTGGGAACACAAACTTAGGTCCGCCGAGATGGAGGCCACTCAAATGTGGGCGGAAGAATTAACTGCTCAGGCGGAAGGGAAACATCATATCGGTGACTTTTTACCACCGGACGAGCTTAAGAAATTCATGGAACAGTACAATGCggtcaagcaaggaaaggagccTGATCTTAGCGATTACAAGGAGTATAAGCTCAAAGAAGACAACATTG GGTTTCAGATGTTACAGAAACTTGGTTGGAGCGAAGGACAAGGTTTGGGGAGCGAAGGCAACGGTCGTATCGAACCTATTAACAA GGCGACTAACCGATTCGATAGCGCTGGTTTAGGTTCTGAAAGACCAGACGGTGTATCCAGAGACGACGACGAATTCGATGCCTATAGAAAAAGAATGATGCTCGCATATAGATTTAGGCCTAATCCTTTG AATAATCCTCGGAGACCATATTATTGA
- the LOC143340258 gene encoding uncharacterized protein LOC143340258 isoform X2, whose translation MLAASSNCYVTYRLQVSRFSTSNYLISIESNSKYQTCSRVVCDTTNMAYRGVKGSDPFVSKTSRNERFAQMSKQEQIIQQKKLEIQAKMQEQKAKEAVENLKKSNALVPNSTMNKANTTKKQEEKPTVSQTVNLFANDGSFLDQFKKIASNKGTVKTESTFSVKLEEKREEKYKEGLHDKERKRNNDKSRDWENKRDRRRGDSRWEKSSNRRHSSPSSPSPTRRPASQSPEARRSFNQLSPNGQRAQHSQQQYFPRNGNSPLVPSLMSQPIMHLTSVPPPNIRNIITNVPPPHLSRMPPPKNLTNPYPGIDDRSGDPRMQISPPRTIHPPPPPPPPPPPPQPSIQSIPPNTNVPPPNMHISRTMPPNLQNLPPPPPPPPAPCTSSSSLSSCSASSATSSSSSTSCSSSCSTTSALQPPSSSASFSLSSLPSSASASSTATSGNAQQCVISSGRQCGGPPAATLQPTNLLPPNIPPPNLLPTMTQMPPNMMSISAASQTIVVTVPGNASNVPNVIPSVLMSAPPPVHNVPSSINSIPPPNLNIPPPNVPPPPIIQNAGPPPPLLSTSYPLPNQVTQVPVGPPNIQVPPPVRPLTGQQTTEQLVCPVEAEQLARIVADCGDEIEQEAREKNAQDPKLWFLHQKQSAAYLQYRGLVAKFRAEKSVREFKDSGAEPYCPEEAFSDNDDSEQSHTNRHVSSQDRSKEENKEERKRKRRSRWGDPNNKVSITEMNTLSVRKQNSGLSQPGIAIPGQIGQPAVIIPSSKVQHAKTKNPMLTKICRNDPALIQYARQTFGTLDLTEEQWKKAEDHYKINLLYQNLLRKREELKRLEAQGKHKYEYDSDEETEGGTWEHKLRSAEMEATQMWAEELTAQAEGKHHIGDFLPPDELKKFMEQYNAVKQGKEPDLSDYKEYKLKEDNIGFQMLQKLGWSEGQGLGSEGNGRIEPINKATNRFDSAGLGSERPDGVSRDDDEFDAYRKRMMLAYRFRPNPLNNPRRPYY comes from the exons ATGCTGGCTGCTAGTAGTAACTGCTACGTCACTTACAGGTTACAAGTTAGTCGTTTCTCGACCTCGAATTATTTGATTTCCATTGAAAGCAATTCAAAGTACCAAACTTGCTCGAGAGTCGTCTGCGACACAACAAATATGGCGTACCGTGGTGTAAAAGGTTCTGACCCATTTGTTTCAAAAACATCGCGAAATGAACGTTTTGCTCAAATGTCGAAGCAAGAACAAATTATTCAGCAAAAGAAGCTTGAGATTCAAGCAAAGATGCAAGAGCAAAAAGCAAAAGAAGCTGTAGAAAATTTGAAAAAGTCAAATGCGTTAGTCCCGAATTCGACAATGAATAAAGCTAATACTACCAA GAAACAAGAAGAGAAGCCTACCGTGTCGCAAACGGTCAATCTATTTGCAAACGACGGCAGTTTTTTGGatcagtttaaaaaaattgcaagCAATAAAGGAACGGTTAAAACAGAGTCTACGTTTTCTGTGAAACTAGAAGAAAAGAGGGAAGAAAAATATAAAGAGGGATTGCATGATAAAGAACGAAAGAGAAACAATGATAAAAGCAGAGATTGGGAGAACAAAAGAGATCGTAGAAGAGGGGATTCTCGATGGGAGAAAAGCTCGAATAGAAGGCATAGCTCTCCTTCGAGTCCATCTCCTACTAGACGGCCAGCGTCTCAAAGTCCGGAAGCTCGACGTTCCTTTAATCAATTATCTCCCAATGGACAACGTGCGCAACACAGTCAGCAACAGTATTTCCCTCGAAATGGAAATTCACCTCTCGTTCCTTCCCTCATGTCTCAACCTATAATGCATCTCACAAGCGTACCTCCACCTAATATAAGAAACATCATAACCAATGTTCCTCCTCCACATTTATCTAGAATGCCTCCTCCAAAAAATTTGACTAACCCTTATCCTGGTATAGACGATCGGTCTGGCGATCCAAGAATGCAAATATCACCACCGCGTACAATACATCCaccgcctcctcctcctccacctcctcctcctcctcagcCTTCCATACAATCTATACCTCCAAATACGAACGTACCACCACCGAATATGCATATTTCTCGGACAATGCCACCGAATCTACAAAATTTACCACCACCGCCTCCACCTCCTCCGGCACCTTGTACATCTTCTTCGTCGTTGTCGTCATGCTCAGCTTCATCCGCCACATCCTCGTCCTCTTCAACCTCCTGTTCGAGCTCTTGTTCAACAACGTCGGCGTTACAACCACCATCGTCATCGGCGTCATTTTCATTGTCGTCGTTGCCGTCTTCAGCATCCGCATCGTCAACAGCGACGTCGGGCAATGCGCAACAATGTGTAATTTCGTCGGGGCGACAATGCGGTGGACCTCCGGCCGCGACTTTACAACCTACGAATTTACTGCCTCCGAATATTCCTCCTCCGAATTTGTTACCAACGATGACACAAATGCCGCCAAACATGATGTCTATTTCTGCTGCCTCGCAAACAATTGTCGTCACCGTGCCAGGGAATGCTTCGAACGTACCGAATGTGATACCATCTGTATTGATGTCTGCACCACCCCCAGTTCACAACGTTCCATCGAGTATAAATTCGATTCCGCCTCCAAACTTGAACATTCCGCCACCGAATGTGCCACCACCTCCCATTATTCAAAATGCCGGTCCACCCCCTCCTTTGTTATCAACCAGTTATCCTCTTCCCAATCAAGTCACTCAGGTACCTGTGGGACCACCTAACATTCAAGTACCACCACCGGTGAGGCCATTGACCGGTCAACAAACTACCGAACAGCTAG TGTGTCCCGTAGAGGCTGAGCAGCTGGCACGCATCGTCGCTGACTGCGGGGATGAAATCGAACAGGAAGCGCGAGAGAAGAATGCCCAAGATCCTAAATTATG GTTTCTGCACCAAAAGCAAAGTGCAGCGTATCTGCAGTACAGGGGGTTGGTGGCAAAGTTCCGTGCTGAAAAGTCCGTTAGGGAATTTAAAGACAGCGGTGCGGAACCGTATTGTCCGGAAGAAGCTTTCAGCGATAACGACGATAGCGAACAAAGTCATACAAACAGACACGTTTCTTCGCAAG ATAGATCGAAGGAGGAAAACAAAGAAGAACGTAAACGGAAAAGACGTAGTCGTTGGGGTGATCCGAATAATAAAGTGTCTATAACGGAAATGAACACTTTATCCGTACGTAAACAAAATAGTGGActttcgcaaccaggtattgcaATTCCTGGACAAATTGGCCAACCAGCTGTTATAATTCCATCGTCGAAGGTGCAACACGCGAAAACGAAGAATCCCATGTTGACGAAAATTTGTAGGAACGATCCTGCCTTGATACAATACGCCCGACAAACTTTCGGTACATTAGATCTTACCGAAGAACAATGGAAAAAAGCAGAGGATCATTACAAG ATAAATCTCCTTTATCAAAATTTATTGAGGAAACGAGAAGAATTGAAACGTTTAGAGGCACAAGGGAAGCATAAATACGAATACGATAGCGACGAAGAAACCGAAGGCGGAACTTGGGAACACAAACTTAGGTCCGCCGAGATGGAGGCCACTCAAATGTGGGCGGAAGAATTAACTGCTCAGGCGGAAGGGAAACATCATATCGGTGACTTTTTACCACCGGACGAGCTTAAGAAATTCATGGAACAGTACAATGCggtcaagcaaggaaaggagccTGATCTTAGCGATTACAAGGAGTATAAGCTCAAAGAAGACAACATTG GGTTTCAGATGTTACAGAAACTTGGTTGGAGCGAAGGACAAGGTTTGGGGAGCGAAGGCAACGGTCGTATCGAACCTATTAACAA GGCGACTAACCGATTCGATAGCGCTGGTTTAGGTTCTGAAAGACCAGACGGTGTATCCAGAGACGACGACGAATTCGATGCCTATAGAAAAAGAATGATGCTCGCATATAGATTTAGGCCTAATCCTTTG AATAATCCTCGGAGACCATATTATTGA
- the LOC143340258 gene encoding uncharacterized protein LOC143340258 isoform X3, with translation MAYRGVKGSDPFVSKTSRNERFAQMSKQEQIIQQKKLEIQAKMQEQKAKEAVENLKKSNALVPNSTMNKANTTKRNTFYRRKQEEKPTVSQTVNLFANDGSFLDQFKKIASNKGTVKTESTFSVKLEEKREEKYKEGLHDKERKRNNDKSRDWENKRDRRRGDSRWEKSSNRRHSSPSSPSPTRRPASQSPEARRSFNQLSPNGQRAQHSQQQYFPRNGNSPLVPSLMSQPIMHLTSVPPPNIRNIITNVPPPHLSRMPPPKNLTNPYPGIDDRSGDPRMQISPPRTIHPPPPPPPPPPPPQPSIQSIPPNTNVPPPNMHISRTMPPNLQNLPPPPPPPPAPCTSSSSLSSCSASSATSSSSSTSCSSSCSTTSALQPPSSSASFSLSSLPSSASASSTATSGNAQQCVISSGRQCGGPPAATLQPTNLLPPNIPPPNLLPTMTQMPPNMMSISAASQTIVVTVPGNASNVPNVIPSVLMSAPPPVHNVPSSINSIPPPNLNIPPPNVPPPPIIQNAGPPPPLLSTSYPLPNQVTQVPVGPPNIQVPPPVRPLTGQQTTEQLVCPVEAEQLARIVADCGDEIEQEAREKNAQDPKLWFLHQKQSAAYLQYRGLVAKFRAEKSVREFKDSGAEPYCPEEAFSDNDDSEQSHTNRHVSSQDRSKEENKEERKRKRRSRWGDPNNKVSITEMNTLSVRKQNSGLSQPGIAIPGQIGQPAVIIPSSKVQHAKTKNPMLTKICRNDPALIQYARQTFGTLDLTEEQWKKAEDHYKINLLYQNLLRKREELKRLEAQGKHKYEYDSDEETEGGTWEHKLRSAEMEATQMWAEELTAQAEGKHHIGDFLPPDELKKFMEQYNAVKQGKEPDLSDYKEYKLKEDNIGFQMLQKLGWSEGQGLGSEGNGRIEPINKATNRFDSAGLGSERPDGVSRDDDEFDAYRKRMMLAYRFRPNPLNNPRRPYY, from the exons ATGGCGTACCGTGGTGTAAAAGGTTCTGACCCATTTGTTTCAAAAACATCGCGAAATGAACGTTTTGCTCAAATGTCGAAGCAAGAACAAATTATTCAGCAAAAGAAGCTTGAGATTCAAGCAAAGATGCAAGAGCAAAAAGCAAAAGAAGCTGTAGAAAATTTGAAAAAGTCAAATGCGTTAGTCCCGAATTCGACAATGAATAAAGCTAATACTACCAA AAGAAACACTTTCTATCGTAGGAAACAAGAAGAGAAGCCTACCGTGTCGCAAACGGTCAATCTATTTGCAAACGACGGCAGTTTTTTGGatcagtttaaaaaaattgcaagCAATAAAGGAACGGTTAAAACAGAGTCTACGTTTTCTGTGAAACTAGAAGAAAAGAGGGAAGAAAAATATAAAGAGGGATTGCATGATAAAGAACGAAAGAGAAACAATGATAAAAGCAGAGATTGGGAGAACAAAAGAGATCGTAGAAGAGGGGATTCTCGATGGGAGAAAAGCTCGAATAGAAGGCATAGCTCTCCTTCGAGTCCATCTCCTACTAGACGGCCAGCGTCTCAAAGTCCGGAAGCTCGACGTTCCTTTAATCAATTATCTCCCAATGGACAACGTGCGCAACACAGTCAGCAACAGTATTTCCCTCGAAATGGAAATTCACCTCTCGTTCCTTCCCTCATGTCTCAACCTATAATGCATCTCACAAGCGTACCTCCACCTAATATAAGAAACATCATAACCAATGTTCCTCCTCCACATTTATCTAGAATGCCTCCTCCAAAAAATTTGACTAACCCTTATCCTGGTATAGACGATCGGTCTGGCGATCCAAGAATGCAAATATCACCACCGCGTACAATACATCCaccgcctcctcctcctccacctcctcctcctcctcagcCTTCCATACAATCTATACCTCCAAATACGAACGTACCACCACCGAATATGCATATTTCTCGGACAATGCCACCGAATCTACAAAATTTACCACCACCGCCTCCACCTCCTCCGGCACCTTGTACATCTTCTTCGTCGTTGTCGTCATGCTCAGCTTCATCCGCCACATCCTCGTCCTCTTCAACCTCCTGTTCGAGCTCTTGTTCAACAACGTCGGCGTTACAACCACCATCGTCATCGGCGTCATTTTCATTGTCGTCGTTGCCGTCTTCAGCATCCGCATCGTCAACAGCGACGTCGGGCAATGCGCAACAATGTGTAATTTCGTCGGGGCGACAATGCGGTGGACCTCCGGCCGCGACTTTACAACCTACGAATTTACTGCCTCCGAATATTCCTCCTCCGAATTTGTTACCAACGATGACACAAATGCCGCCAAACATGATGTCTATTTCTGCTGCCTCGCAAACAATTGTCGTCACCGTGCCAGGGAATGCTTCGAACGTACCGAATGTGATACCATCTGTATTGATGTCTGCACCACCCCCAGTTCACAACGTTCCATCGAGTATAAATTCGATTCCGCCTCCAAACTTGAACATTCCGCCACCGAATGTGCCACCACCTCCCATTATTCAAAATGCCGGTCCACCCCCTCCTTTGTTATCAACCAGTTATCCTCTTCCCAATCAAGTCACTCAGGTACCTGTGGGACCACCTAACATTCAAGTACCACCACCGGTGAGGCCATTGACCGGTCAACAAACTACCGAACAGCTAG TGTGTCCCGTAGAGGCTGAGCAGCTGGCACGCATCGTCGCTGACTGCGGGGATGAAATCGAACAGGAAGCGCGAGAGAAGAATGCCCAAGATCCTAAATTATG GTTTCTGCACCAAAAGCAAAGTGCAGCGTATCTGCAGTACAGGGGGTTGGTGGCAAAGTTCCGTGCTGAAAAGTCCGTTAGGGAATTTAAAGACAGCGGTGCGGAACCGTATTGTCCGGAAGAAGCTTTCAGCGATAACGACGATAGCGAACAAAGTCATACAAACAGACACGTTTCTTCGCAAG ATAGATCGAAGGAGGAAAACAAAGAAGAACGTAAACGGAAAAGACGTAGTCGTTGGGGTGATCCGAATAATAAAGTGTCTATAACGGAAATGAACACTTTATCCGTACGTAAACAAAATAGTGGActttcgcaaccaggtattgcaATTCCTGGACAAATTGGCCAACCAGCTGTTATAATTCCATCGTCGAAGGTGCAACACGCGAAAACGAAGAATCCCATGTTGACGAAAATTTGTAGGAACGATCCTGCCTTGATACAATACGCCCGACAAACTTTCGGTACATTAGATCTTACCGAAGAACAATGGAAAAAAGCAGAGGATCATTACAAG ATAAATCTCCTTTATCAAAATTTATTGAGGAAACGAGAAGAATTGAAACGTTTAGAGGCACAAGGGAAGCATAAATACGAATACGATAGCGACGAAGAAACCGAAGGCGGAACTTGGGAACACAAACTTAGGTCCGCCGAGATGGAGGCCACTCAAATGTGGGCGGAAGAATTAACTGCTCAGGCGGAAGGGAAACATCATATCGGTGACTTTTTACCACCGGACGAGCTTAAGAAATTCATGGAACAGTACAATGCggtcaagcaaggaaaggagccTGATCTTAGCGATTACAAGGAGTATAAGCTCAAAGAAGACAACATTG GGTTTCAGATGTTACAGAAACTTGGTTGGAGCGAAGGACAAGGTTTGGGGAGCGAAGGCAACGGTCGTATCGAACCTATTAACAA GGCGACTAACCGATTCGATAGCGCTGGTTTAGGTTCTGAAAGACCAGACGGTGTATCCAGAGACGACGACGAATTCGATGCCTATAGAAAAAGAATGATGCTCGCATATAGATTTAGGCCTAATCCTTTG AATAATCCTCGGAGACCATATTATTGA